One part of the Janthinobacterium sp. 17J80-10 genome encodes these proteins:
- the tssF gene encoding type VI secretion system baseplate subunit TssF has product MESLLPYYERELTYLRRLSSDFAKKYPKVAGRLLLSGETCDDPHIERLIESFAFLAGRIHKKLDDDYPEITNSLLEVIYPQYLRPFPSASIACFNCGNAAAQLTQSARIARHTMLKTRPVKGVACRFQTAYDVDIWPLRLDNAVFENAIEVPGLRAGVAQAASTAIRLDIAALSEQAGLDALALGKIRFFLNGEPSVVSMVREALFSKAVGIWVSHAGSAEKIELPLSAIRPVGFADEEALVSQDARSHRAYQLLLEYFAFPEKFNFVDLDLSSLNARLPAGTRKIELQIGLARTGQAYAGNGLLDRISTDNFVLGCTPVVNLFSNKAEPIRITGTSSAYPVIVDNRFPKAYDIYAISRVARVQQSSDSEEICEFKPFYSLRHGEDHNGPARYWHASYVDEGEESSYPMEISLVDSALDPQRPQINTLSLDLLCTNRDLPSQLPFGLADGDLFIEGGSIARTIQLLRKPTRTYRFPRGRGAQWRLISHLSLNHLSLSGQGVEAVREILNLYDINRAPENSRQVTGIVAIEQGTAMARMAGNPFPTFARGMQIRVVVDETHYAGIGLFMFAQILDHFFGLYVHANSFTQLSIVSRQTGQELIKCAARNGESILA; this is encoded by the coding sequence ATGGAATCGCTGCTGCCCTACTACGAGCGGGAACTGACCTACCTGCGGCGTCTTTCCAGCGATTTCGCCAAAAAATACCCAAAAGTCGCCGGGCGCCTGCTGTTGTCCGGCGAAACCTGTGACGATCCGCATATCGAGCGGCTGATCGAATCCTTCGCCTTCCTGGCCGGGCGGATCCACAAAAAGCTCGACGACGATTATCCCGAAATCACCAATTCGCTGCTGGAAGTGATTTACCCGCAGTATTTGCGGCCGTTTCCATCTGCATCGATCGCCTGCTTCAATTGCGGCAATGCAGCTGCCCAATTGACCCAGTCGGCCCGTATTGCGCGCCATACGATGTTGAAGACTCGGCCCGTCAAAGGCGTGGCATGCCGTTTCCAGACTGCCTATGACGTCGATATCTGGCCTTTGCGGCTCGATAATGCCGTCTTTGAAAATGCCATCGAAGTGCCCGGCCTGCGCGCCGGTGTCGCGCAGGCGGCCAGCACGGCGATTCGACTGGATATTGCCGCATTGTCGGAGCAGGCAGGGCTGGACGCCCTGGCGCTTGGCAAGATTCGCTTTTTCCTGAACGGCGAGCCATCGGTGGTATCCATGGTGCGTGAAGCCCTGTTTTCCAAGGCGGTCGGCATCTGGGTCAGCCACGCGGGCAGTGCTGAAAAAATCGAATTGCCGTTGTCGGCAATCCGCCCGGTGGGCTTCGCCGACGAAGAGGCGCTGGTGAGCCAGGATGCCCGTTCGCACCGCGCCTACCAGCTGTTGCTGGAGTATTTTGCCTTCCCTGAAAAATTCAATTTCGTCGATCTTGACCTCAGTTCCCTGAATGCTCGTCTGCCAGCGGGCACGCGCAAGATTGAACTGCAGATTGGCTTGGCGCGAACAGGCCAGGCGTACGCTGGCAACGGTTTGCTGGACCGCATCAGCACAGACAATTTCGTGCTTGGATGCACACCCGTCGTCAACCTGTTCAGCAACAAGGCCGAACCGATCCGCATTACCGGCACGTCGAGCGCTTATCCGGTGATTGTTGATAATCGCTTCCCGAAGGCCTACGATATTTATGCGATCAGCCGCGTAGCGCGCGTGCAGCAAAGCAGCGATTCCGAGGAAATCTGCGAATTCAAGCCGTTTTATTCCTTGCGCCATGGCGAAGACCACAATGGCCCGGCACGCTACTGGCATGCCAGTTATGTCGACGAAGGCGAGGAATCGAGCTATCCGATGGAAATTTCGCTGGTCGATTCCGCCCTGGATCCGCAGCGGCCGCAAATCAATACCCTTAGCCTGGACCTGTTGTGCACCAACCGCGACTTGCCGTCGCAGCTGCCATTCGGACTTGCCGATGGCGACCTGTTCATCGAGGGCGGCTCGATCGCCAGGACTATCCAGCTTTTGCGCAAGCCTACCCGGACCTACCGCTTTCCGCGCGGCCGTGGCGCCCAATGGCGCCTGATTTCCCATTTGTCGCTGAATCATTTGTCGCTGTCGGGGCAGGGCGTTGAGGCAGTCCGCGAAATCCTGAATTTGTACGATATTAACCGGGCGCCCGAGAACAGCCGGCAGGTCACCGGCATCGTCGCAATCGAGCAGGGTACTGCAATGGCGCGCATGGCTGGCAACCCGTTCCCGACTTTCGCGCGCGGCATGCAAATCCGCGTGGTGGTGGATGAAACGCACTACGCAGGCATTGGCCTGTTCATGTTCGCGCAGATACTGGACCATTTTTTCGGACTGTATGTACACGCCAACAGCTTCACTCAACTAAGTATCGTATCCCGGCAAACCGGACAGGAATTGATCAAATGCGCGGCGCGAAACGGCGAATCGATCCTGGCCTGA
- the tssE gene encoding type VI secretion system baseplate subunit TssE: MFTASAAKAKYSQTLFDRLADNAPREAAERHALRLISAEELKESVARDLEAMLNSRCGYGDDAFDGYPQALQSMCSYGMNDFVGRSLANPADRSFICRSLERTIAIHERRLKQVHVTLEVDDKTVNRLKFAINAMLVVHPSAEPVYFDALLQPSTLQYSVNKSRRTAQL, translated from the coding sequence ATGTTCACAGCATCTGCCGCCAAGGCGAAATATTCTCAGACCCTGTTCGACCGGCTTGCCGACAATGCGCCGCGCGAGGCGGCGGAGCGCCATGCGTTGCGCCTGATTTCAGCCGAAGAGTTGAAGGAGTCTGTGGCGCGCGACCTCGAAGCCATGCTGAATTCGCGCTGTGGCTACGGCGATGATGCCTTTGACGGTTATCCGCAGGCTTTGCAGTCCATGTGCAGTTATGGCATGAACGACTTTGTCGGCCGCAGCCTTGCCAATCCCGCTGACCGCAGCTTCATCTGCCGTTCGCTGGAACGCACCATCGCCATCCATGAGCGGCGCCTGAAGCAGGTGCATGTCACGCTCGAAGTTGATGACAAGACCGTCAACCGTCTGAAATTTGCGATCAACGCCATGCTGGTGGTGCATCCGTCGGCGGAGCCGGTCTATTTCGATGCCTTGCTGCAGCCGTCCACGCTGCAGTATTCGGTCAACAAATCCAGGCGCACAGCGCAGCTCTGA
- a CDS encoding type VI secretion system tube protein Hcp: MKDIYLKFDGGDTKIEGESRDEAHPKWLEALSWSHLIRQPKSATASTSGGHTAERAEHGDMVFLKDIDSTSPSLWLACSQGDTYNKVTIDFMRANGKEKVKYLEIVLNHVIVSSVMPTVQGEGLPTETVTLKYASVKWTYTVQGIDGKKGGSNPQMWSLAKNKATEAI, translated from the coding sequence ATGAAAGATATTTACCTGAAGTTCGATGGTGGCGATACCAAGATCGAAGGCGAATCGCGTGACGAAGCCCATCCAAAATGGCTGGAAGCACTGTCCTGGAGCCACCTGATCCGCCAGCCGAAATCCGCCACTGCCAGTACTTCGGGCGGCCATACTGCCGAACGCGCCGAGCATGGCGACATGGTCTTCCTGAAAGATATCGACTCGACCAGCCCATCCCTTTGGCTGGCTTGCAGCCAGGGCGACACCTATAACAAGGTGACCATCGATTTCATGCGCGCCAACGGCAAGGAAAAGGTCAAGTACCTGGAAATCGTCCTGAACCACGTGATCGTGTCTTCGGTGATGCCGACCGTGCAGGGCGAAGGCCTGCCGACGGAAACCGTGACTCTGAAGTACGCATCGGTCAAGTGGACTTACACCGTCCAGGGTATCGATGGCAAGAAGGGCGGCAGCAATCCGCAAATGTGGAGCCTGGCGAAGAACAAGGCAACCGAAGCAATCTGA
- the tssC gene encoding type VI secretion system contractile sheath large subunit, with protein MAQAQALNTVDYAENSTSLLDQVVSESRVARSDTERARARDLIGELVAQVLDGTVVMSSNLSATLDARVAELDSLISKQLSEIMHNAEFQKIESTWRGLHYLCKQTSTGEMLKIKVLNTTKKDLVRDFNNAIDFDQSALFKKVYEEEFGTFGGAPFGALVGDFDISRQPEDMYFIEQMSHVAAAAHAPFISAASAELLGLDSFADLGKPRDLAKVFDTLEYAKWKSFRESEDARYVGLTVPRFLGRLPYNPKEGTATEGFNFVEEVDGTDHGKYLWVNTAYSFAARLTNAFEHYGWCAAIRGVEGGGLVEDLPTHTFKTDDGEVALKCPTEIAITDRREKELSDLGFIPLVHCKNTDYAAFFGAQSAQRAKKYNTDSANANAVLSAQLQYIFASCRIAHYLKSMMRDKIGSFAAASGVEQFLNNWLAQYVVMDDSASQEVKAQYPLREASVAVSEVPGRPGVYRAVTFLRPHFQLDELSVSLRLVAELPQSAKS; from the coding sequence ATGGCACAAGCACAAGCCCTGAATACGGTCGATTACGCAGAGAACAGTACCAGCCTGCTTGACCAGGTGGTCAGCGAAAGCCGCGTGGCCCGTTCCGATACCGAGCGCGCCCGTGCGCGTGACCTGATCGGCGAACTGGTAGCGCAGGTGCTGGATGGCACTGTCGTCATGTCCAGCAACCTGTCCGCCACGCTGGACGCCCGCGTTGCAGAGCTGGATAGCCTGATTTCGAAGCAACTGAGTGAAATCATGCACAACGCGGAATTCCAGAAGATCGAAAGCACCTGGCGCGGCTTGCATTACCTGTGCAAGCAAACCTCGACGGGTGAAATGCTCAAGATCAAGGTGCTCAATACCACCAAGAAAGACCTGGTGCGCGACTTCAACAACGCCATCGATTTCGACCAGAGCGCACTGTTCAAGAAAGTCTATGAAGAAGAGTTCGGCACCTTCGGCGGCGCGCCTTTTGGCGCCCTGGTCGGTGACTTCGACATCAGCCGCCAGCCCGAAGACATGTATTTCATCGAACAGATGTCGCATGTCGCCGCCGCTGCGCATGCACCTTTTATCAGCGCGGCGTCGGCCGAGCTGCTGGGCCTGGACAGCTTTGCCGACCTCGGCAAGCCGCGCGACCTGGCCAAGGTGTTCGATACGCTCGAATACGCCAAGTGGAAGTCATTCCGCGAATCCGAAGATGCGCGCTATGTCGGCCTGACCGTGCCACGTTTCCTCGGCCGCCTGCCGTACAACCCCAAGGAAGGCACCGCCACCGAAGGCTTCAATTTTGTCGAGGAAGTCGATGGCACCGACCACGGCAAGTACCTGTGGGTGAATACTGCGTATTCGTTCGCGGCGCGCCTGACCAACGCGTTTGAGCACTATGGCTGGTGCGCAGCCATCCGTGGTGTCGAGGGCGGCGGCCTGGTCGAAGACCTGCCGACCCATACCTTCAAGACCGACGATGGTGAAGTCGCCTTGAAATGCCCCACCGAGATCGCCATTACCGATCGGCGCGAGAAGGAACTGAGCGACCTGGGCTTCATCCCGCTGGTGCATTGCAAGAACACCGATTATGCCGCGTTCTTTGGTGCCCAGTCGGCCCAGCGCGCGAAAAAATACAACACCGATTCGGCCAATGCCAATGCCGTGCTGTCGGCGCAACTGCAATACATCTTTGCGTCCTGCCGCATTGCCCATTACCTGAAATCGATGATGCGCGACAAGATCGGCAGCTTCGCCGCCGCCTCTGGTGTCGAGCAATTCCTGAACAACTGGCTGGCCCAGTATGTGGTCATGGACGACTCTGCATCCCAGGAAGTCAAGGCGCAATATCCATTGCGCGAAGCTTCAGTGGCGGTCTCCGAAGTGCCAGGCCGGCCTGGCGTGTATCGCGCCGTGACCTTCCTGCGGCCGCATTTCCAGCTCGATGAACTGAGTGTGTCGTTGCGCCTTGTCGCCGAACTGCCGCAATCGGCGAAATCGTAG
- the tssB gene encoding type VI secretion system contractile sheath small subunit yields the protein MAKKESVQKRLQRVRPPRVQLTYDVEIGDAIEQKEIPFVVGVMGDFSGNSANPVPKLKDRKFVNVDMDNFDDVMEGLAPRAVFRAQNTLSDKGGEFAVDLTFKSIDDFRPEAVVQQVEPLKKLLEARTKLSDLRNKLAGNDKLEDILNDVLNSTESLQRLGQETKREEI from the coding sequence ATGGCTAAAAAAGAAAGCGTACAAAAGCGACTGCAAAGAGTGCGGCCGCCACGGGTCCAGCTCACCTATGACGTTGAAATCGGTGACGCCATCGAGCAAAAGGAAATTCCCTTTGTAGTCGGTGTGATGGGCGATTTTTCGGGCAACTCGGCAAACCCGGTGCCCAAGCTGAAAGACCGCAAATTCGTCAATGTCGATATGGACAACTTTGACGATGTCATGGAGGGCCTCGCGCCGCGCGCCGTCTTCCGTGCGCAAAACACCCTGAGCGACAAGGGCGGCGAATTCGCCGTCGACCTGACCTTCAAGTCCATCGACGACTTTCGCCCGGAAGCCGTGGTGCAGCAGGTCGAGCCGCTGAAGAAGCTGCTCGAGGCGCGCACCAAGCTGTCGGACCTGCGCAACAAGTTGGCCGGCAACGACAAGCTGGAAGACATCCTGAACGATGTATTGAACAGCACCGAAAGCCTGCAGCGGCTGGGCCAGGAAACCAAGCGGGAGGAAATCTGA
- a CDS encoding tetratricopeptide repeat protein has product MGTSSITAGLASISQRRLLAIAAFSLSLLSGCATTASVGADGQPSIEPLMGQAESELAKGRRDQAIALLNQAAKESPTNVAPWLRMANIWFDDANYPSSILAANEALARDDSNQEAKSLLVVSGLRIAAKAVQGLVPHNPVNPNARQEAENLTKSLRLALGEKVLVPAESDKPAAQAPRARKKVTARMPAAGKADATPVAVAAPAAAVAPAATPAAASAPAPTVAAAPAAAPVAQKVSASVQSKAAGPADPFKSLK; this is encoded by the coding sequence ATGGGTACAAGCAGCATCACTGCCGGTCTTGCAAGCATCAGCCAGCGTCGTCTTTTGGCAATTGCCGCGTTTAGCCTGAGCCTGTTGTCAGGTTGTGCCACGACGGCCAGCGTCGGCGCCGACGGGCAGCCAAGCATTGAGCCATTGATGGGCCAGGCCGAAAGTGAATTGGCCAAGGGCCGGCGTGACCAGGCGATCGCGTTGCTGAACCAGGCTGCCAAGGAAAGCCCGACGAATGTTGCTCCCTGGTTGAGGATGGCGAACATCTGGTTCGATGACGCCAACTATCCGTCCTCGATCCTCGCCGCCAATGAAGCGTTGGCCCGCGATGACAGTAACCAGGAAGCCAAGAGCCTGCTGGTGGTATCCGGACTGCGCATTGCCGCCAAGGCGGTGCAGGGCCTGGTGCCGCACAACCCGGTGAATCCGAATGCGCGCCAGGAAGCCGAGAACCTGACCAAGTCGCTGCGCCTGGCGCTCGGTGAAAAAGTCCTGGTGCCAGCCGAATCCGATAAGCCGGCAGCACAGGCGCCACGCGCCCGCAAAAAGGTGACTGCCCGCATGCCTGCCGCGGGCAAGGCTGATGCAACGCCGGTGGCGGTGGCAGCACCGGCCGCAGCGGTTGCCCCGGCAGCCACCCCGGCAGCTGCATCCGCACCTGCACCTACGGTTGCAGCAGCGCCAGCGGCCGCGCCGGTGGCGCAAAAAGTCAGCGCCTCGGTCCAATCAAAGGCTGCTGGCCCGGCAGATCCGTTCAAGTCCCTGAAATAA